A portion of the Flavobacterium limnophilum genome contains these proteins:
- the der gene encoding ribosome biogenesis GTPase Der has translation MNNIVAIVGRPNVGKSTLFNRLIQRREAIVDSVSGVTRDRNYGKSEWNGKEFSVIDTGGYVRGSDDVFEGEIRKQVELAIDEADVIIFVVDVEEGITPMDDVVARLLRKVTKPVLLAVNKVDNAMREKDAIEFYNLGLGEYYTFASISGSGTGDLLDALIEAFPEKPEPVKEEVVLPRFAVVGRPNAGKSSFINALIGKERFMVTDIAGTTRDAIDTKFDRFGFEFNLVDTAGIRRKAKVKEDLEFYSVMRSVRAIEHADICILVIDATRGFEGQDQSIFWLAEKNRKGVVILVNKWDLVEKDTMSTRDYEEKIRKELMPFTDVPILFVSALTKQRLLKALEATVQVYENRQQRIATSKFNEFMLKVIEAYPPPATKGKYVKIKYCMQLPTATPQFVFFANMPQYVKEPYKRYLENKIRENWDFSGVPIDIYIREK, from the coding sequence ATGAATAATATTGTTGCGATAGTAGGAAGACCTAATGTAGGGAAATCAACCCTTTTTAATAGGCTGATACAAAGAAGAGAAGCTATTGTAGATTCAGTATCTGGGGTGACCCGAGATAGAAACTATGGTAAAAGCGAGTGGAACGGAAAAGAGTTTTCCGTGATTGATACGGGAGGATATGTTCGCGGATCGGATGACGTTTTTGAAGGCGAAATCCGAAAACAAGTAGAATTGGCCATTGACGAAGCTGACGTAATTATCTTTGTTGTCGATGTCGAAGAAGGCATTACGCCAATGGATGACGTTGTTGCGCGTTTGTTGCGTAAAGTGACCAAACCCGTTTTATTGGCCGTAAACAAAGTAGATAATGCGATGCGTGAAAAAGACGCCATCGAATTTTACAACCTTGGTTTAGGAGAATATTACACATTTGCCAGTATTTCAGGAAGTGGAACAGGAGATTTGTTGGATGCTTTGATCGAGGCCTTTCCAGAAAAACCAGAACCTGTAAAAGAAGAAGTGGTTTTGCCCCGTTTTGCAGTGGTTGGTCGTCCTAATGCTGGAAAATCAAGCTTTATAAATGCACTTATTGGCAAAGAAAGATTTATGGTTACCGACATTGCGGGAACAACTCGTGACGCCATTGATACTAAATTCGACCGTTTTGGTTTCGAATTCAACTTGGTGGATACTGCCGGAATTCGTCGTAAAGCAAAAGTGAAGGAAGATTTGGAGTTTTACTCCGTGATGCGTTCGGTTCGTGCTATCGAACACGCCGATATTTGTATTTTGGTAATCGATGCCACCCGTGGATTCGAAGGACAAGACCAAAGTATTTTTTGGTTGGCCGAGAAAAACAGAAAAGGAGTCGTGATTTTGGTAAACAAATGGGATTTGGTCGAAAAAGACACCATGTCAACCCGTGATTACGAAGAAAAAATAAGGAAAGAATTAATGCCATTTACGGATGTGCCCATTCTTTTTGTTTCGGCATTGACCAAACAACGTTTATTGAAAGCCTTGGAAGCAACCGTTCAAGTTTATGAAAACAGACAACAGCGTATTGCGACTTCAAAATTCAACGAATTTATGTTGAAGGTGATTGAAGCTTATCCGCCGCCAGCAACCAAAGGAAAATACGTAAAAATCAAATATTGCATGCAATTGCCAACAGCCACGCCTCAGTTCGTGTTTTTTGCCAATATGCCGCAATATGTCAAGGAACCCTACAAACGTTACCTCGAAAACAAGATTCGTGAAAACTGGGATTTCTCGGGTGTTCCAATCGATATTTATATTAGAGAAAAATAA
- the era gene encoding GTPase Era, whose protein sequence is MAHKAGFVNIIGNPNVGKSTLMNAFVGERLSIITSKAQTTRHRILGIVNGEDFQLILSDTPGIIKPAYEMQESMMNFVKSAFEDADILIYMVEIGEQELKDEAFFNKIIHSKIPVLLLLNKIDNSNQEQLEAQVSFWTEKVPNAEIYPISALQNFNVPEVFQRIISLLPESPAYYPKDQLTDKPERFFVNETIREKILLNYSKEIPYAVEIVTEEFFEDENIIRIRSLIMVERETQKGIIIGHKGAALKQVGMEARADLEKFFGKQIHIELYVKVNKNWRSNANMLKRFGYNQ, encoded by the coding sequence ATGGCACATAAAGCAGGTTTTGTAAATATCATCGGAAATCCAAACGTGGGGAAATCCACCTTGATGAATGCCTTTGTGGGCGAAAGATTATCCATCATCACGTCAAAAGCGCAAACGACTAGGCATAGAATTTTGGGAATCGTAAACGGAGAAGATTTTCAGTTGATTTTGTCCGACACGCCTGGAATCATCAAGCCCGCTTACGAAATGCAGGAATCGATGATGAACTTCGTGAAATCCGCTTTTGAAGATGCCGATATCTTGATTTACATGGTCGAAATTGGCGAACAAGAACTGAAAGACGAAGCTTTTTTCAATAAAATCATCCATTCCAAGATTCCAGTTTTGTTGTTGTTGAACAAAATTGACAATTCCAATCAAGAGCAATTAGAAGCTCAAGTCTCTTTTTGGACTGAGAAAGTTCCTAATGCCGAGATTTATCCCATATCAGCCTTGCAGAATTTCAATGTTCCCGAAGTTTTCCAAAGAATAATTTCATTGTTGCCTGAATCTCCAGCCTATTATCCAAAAGACCAGTTGACGGACAAACCGGAACGTTTCTTCGTAAACGAAACCATTCGCGAAAAAATCTTGTTGAATTACAGCAAAGAAATTCCATACGCTGTAGAAATCGTGACCGAAGAATTCTTCGAAGACGAAAATATCATCCGAATTCGTTCCCTAATTATGGTGGAACGCGAAACCCAAAAAGGAATCATCATCGGCCACAAAGGTGCTGCCCTGAAACAAGTAGGAATGGAAGCCCGTGCCGACTTGGAGAAGTTTTTCGGCAAACAAATCCACATCGAATTGTACGTGAAAGTCAACAAAAACTGGAGAAGCAACGCCAATATGTTGAAAAGGTTTGGGTATAATCAGTAG
- a CDS encoding OmpA family protein: MKAKANFKEGLYSTLTPNKLTLKSILIVALVWFSIQAPVQAQELQYTKPSWWFGVAGGANFNFYEGSTYKLNSDFTPPATFHEGKGVGLFVAPLLEYHRPDTRLGFMLQAGYDNRKAKFDQVVTPCDCPADLKTNISYITVEPSLRFAPFKSNLYLFGGPRFAFNLDKSFTYQLGINPAYPNQAASPEVKGDLSDINKTIISMQIGLGYDIQLSSQSNKTQFVLSPFASFHPYFGQDPRSIETLNITTIRAGVALKFGQGHLISAPDDKVVVIADPEVVFSVNAPANAPAQRRVREVFPLRNYVFFNLGSTEIPSRYKLLKKEEVKDFREDQLEMVTPINQSGRSERQMNVYYNVINILGDRMVKNPSTTITLVGSSELGAKDGKGMAESVKFYLVNTFGINSSRIATKGQLKPNIPSLQPGGTLELDLLREGDRRVSIESSSPVLLLEFQSGPDKNSSDSAILLEAPIESYVVFDVKGANEAFSVWSLQVKDESGKVQSFGPYTQERVSLSSKSILGNRAEGDYKITMTGQTKSGKAVTKETTAHIVLWTPAKIDEGLRYSVIYEFNESKAIAIYDKYLTDVVAPKIPINGTVIIHGHADIIGDDAYNLKLSQARANDVKDILEKALAKLGSTNVKFEVSGYGEDPSHSPFSNKYPEERFYNRTVIIDIFNSGK, from the coding sequence ATGAAAGCAAAAGCTAATTTTAAAGAGGGTTTGTATAGTACATTGACCCCGAATAAACTGACACTTAAAAGCATTTTGATAGTTGCTTTGGTTTGGTTCAGTATCCAAGCGCCAGTTCAAGCACAAGAACTACAATATACAAAACCGTCTTGGTGGTTTGGTGTAGCAGGTGGTGCCAATTTTAATTTCTATGAAGGTTCAACTTATAAATTGAATTCTGATTTTACGCCTCCAGCCACTTTTCATGAAGGTAAAGGTGTCGGATTGTTTGTGGCGCCTCTTTTGGAATACCATCGTCCTGATACAAGATTGGGTTTTATGTTGCAAGCCGGATATGACAATCGTAAAGCCAAGTTTGATCAAGTGGTGACTCCTTGTGACTGTCCAGCCGATTTAAAAACGAATATCAGTTACATTACGGTAGAACCAAGTTTGCGTTTTGCTCCTTTTAAATCTAATTTGTATTTATTTGGAGGGCCTCGTTTTGCTTTCAATTTGGATAAATCATTCACTTATCAACTGGGAATCAATCCTGCTTATCCTAATCAAGCAGCAAGTCCTGAAGTGAAAGGCGATTTAAGTGATATCAATAAAACCATCATTTCGATGCAAATCGGATTGGGTTATGATATTCAGCTTTCGTCTCAAAGTAATAAAACACAATTTGTTCTTTCTCCTTTTGCTTCCTTCCATCCTTACTTTGGTCAAGATCCTCGTTCTATTGAAACTTTAAATATAACCACTATTAGAGCAGGGGTAGCACTTAAATTTGGTCAAGGACATTTAATCTCAGCGCCGGACGATAAAGTTGTAGTTATTGCAGATCCAGAAGTTGTTTTTTCTGTTAATGCTCCTGCAAATGCTCCTGCTCAAAGACGTGTTAGAGAAGTTTTTCCTTTGCGTAACTATGTTTTCTTTAATTTAGGTTCAACCGAAATCCCAAGTCGTTACAAACTTCTTAAAAAAGAGGAAGTAAAAGACTTCAGGGAAGACCAACTGGAAATGGTAACGCCAATAAACCAATCAGGTCGTTCAGAAAGACAAATGAATGTGTATTATAATGTAATAAACATTTTAGGAGATCGAATGGTAAAAAACCCATCAACAACAATTACTTTAGTAGGATCTTCTGAACTAGGTGCAAAAGATGGTAAAGGAATGGCAGAATCAGTAAAATTCTACTTGGTCAATACTTTCGGAATAAATTCTTCAAGAATTGCTACAAAAGGTCAGTTGAAACCAAATATTCCATCACTGCAACCAGGAGGAACATTGGAATTGGATTTGCTTCGTGAAGGCGATAGAAGAGTTTCCATCGAAAGCAGTTCTCCAGTATTATTGCTAGAATTTCAAAGTGGTCCAGATAAAAATTCATCAGATAGTGCAATTTTACTAGAAGCACCAATCGAAAGTTATGTGGTTTTTGATGTAAAAGGAGCCAACGAAGCTTTTTCTGTATGGTCATTACAAGTTAAGGATGAAAGCGGAAAAGTGCAATCTTTTGGTCCTTATACCCAAGAAAGGGTGAGTTTGTCCAGCAAATCTATCTTAGGCAATCGAGCTGAAGGAGATTATAAAATCACGATGACGGGTCAAACTAAAAGCGGTAAAGCCGTAACCAAAGAAACAACTGCACATATTGTGCTTTGGACACCAGCCAAAATAGATGAAGGTCTAAGATATAGCGTAATTTATGAATTCAACGAATCGAAAGCCATCGCTATCTATGATAAATACCTGACAGATGTCGTGGCGCCTAAAATTCCAATCAATGGAACGGTCATTATCCACGGTCATGCCGATATTATTGGAGATGATGCCTATAATTTAAAACTGTCCCAAGCTCGTGCCAACGATGTAAAAGATATTCTTGAAAAGGCTTTGGCCAAATTGGGCAGCACTAACGTTAAATTTGAAGTTAGCGGTTACGGAGAAGATCCGAGCCACTCTCCTTTTAGCAACAAGTATCCAGAGGAACGTTTTTATAATCGTACCGTTATTATTGATATCTTCAATTCGGGCAAATAG